In a genomic window of Pelotomaculum thermopropionicum SI:
- the CheA gene encoding chemotaxis protein histidine kinase and related kinases — MFSEAEIGVFLDELEEKIQCLNENILVLEREGGSEEALQEIFRAAHTIKGSSAVMGYEKMASLTHEMENLFDQMRKGLLPVSAPLVDTLFLALDTLQALRDEVLGKEVAVDVEGVIEKLRQCQELGAPSGETAEAGPDQAGRVEGGISGELQDVEEEVIREAEVKGFQAYWVRVELDRGCQMKSARAFLLFETLSQVGEVIKCEPPAEDLQEGRFDFAFRVVLLTKEDPGRVRNLLLTVSEVAEAELERVVLKAESGAPKQFAAESQNNKPEQAAKGEQAEVKLVQTVRVDVQRLDTLMNLVGELVIDRTRLNRFAEIFEGRFGAGSAQLVENLNEISAHLGQVTSDLQEQIMKARMLPVAQVFNRFPRMVRDLAQKMGKEINFIVEGHETELDRNIIEVIGDPLIHLIRNAVDHGIEGPEERAAMGKPRAGTLKLKASYMENHIIITVQDDGRGIDPARLRAKALEKGLLDREAAERMNDREAMNLIFMPGFSTAAEVSDLSGRGVGMDVVRTQIEQINGTVEVASTVGAGTTFTIKLPLTLAIIRALMVGLGNEQYAFPLANVVETISAQVSEIKKVKHSEVILVRGNILPLVRLSEIFGVESCGEEARLFIVVLGVGEKKVGVIVDRLVGELEIVIKSLGDYLGKVPCISGATILGDGQVALIVDVRGLLQEIGFEEAAYAAG; from the coding sequence ATGTTTTCTGAGGCGGAAATTGGCGTATTCCTGGATGAGCTGGAGGAAAAGATCCAGTGCCTGAATGAAAACATCCTGGTGCTTGAGAGGGAGGGGGGAAGCGAGGAGGCTCTCCAGGAAATTTTTCGCGCCGCTCATACCATAAAAGGTTCTTCTGCGGTTATGGGCTATGAAAAAATGGCTTCCCTCACCCATGAAATGGAAAACCTCTTTGACCAGATGCGGAAAGGGCTCCTCCCGGTGTCCGCCCCGCTGGTGGATACGCTATTTCTGGCCCTGGACACCCTGCAGGCGCTAAGGGACGAGGTTTTGGGCAAAGAAGTTGCCGTCGATGTGGAAGGCGTGATTGAGAAGCTGAGGCAATGCCAGGAACTGGGCGCGCCGTCCGGCGAAACGGCGGAGGCCGGGCCGGACCAGGCCGGCCGGGTGGAGGGCGGTATAAGCGGAGAACTCCAGGATGTTGAGGAGGAAGTTATCCGCGAAGCGGAAGTAAAAGGGTTTCAGGCTTACTGGGTGCGCGTGGAACTGGATCGCGGCTGCCAGATGAAATCGGCGCGGGCCTTTTTGCTGTTTGAAACGCTTTCCCAGGTCGGCGAAGTGATCAAATGCGAGCCGCCGGCCGAAGATCTGCAGGAAGGCAGGTTTGATTTTGCATTCAGGGTAGTCCTGCTGACCAAAGAGGACCCCGGCCGGGTGCGGAATCTTTTATTGACCGTATCGGAAGTGGCAGAGGCCGAACTGGAAAGGGTGGTTTTAAAGGCCGAGTCCGGTGCCCCGAAACAGTTTGCTGCCGAATCTCAGAACAATAAGCCGGAACAGGCGGCAAAGGGGGAGCAGGCCGAAGTCAAGCTGGTGCAGACCGTGCGGGTTGACGTGCAGAGGCTGGACACGCTGATGAATCTTGTCGGCGAACTGGTTATCGACCGGACCAGGCTGAACCGCTTTGCAGAGATTTTCGAAGGCCGCTTTGGCGCCGGCTCAGCCCAACTGGTTGAAAATTTAAACGAAATTTCGGCTCACCTTGGCCAGGTGACCAGCGACCTTCAGGAACAAATCATGAAGGCCAGGATGCTCCCCGTAGCCCAGGTGTTCAACCGGTTTCCGCGCATGGTGCGCGACCTGGCCCAGAAGATGGGCAAGGAAATCAACTTCATTGTGGAGGGGCACGAAACCGAACTGGACCGGAACATCATCGAAGTTATCGGCGATCCCCTCATCCACCTGATCCGGAACGCGGTAGATCACGGCATTGAAGGGCCTGAAGAAAGGGCCGCGATGGGCAAGCCAAGGGCCGGCACCCTTAAACTTAAGGCTTCATATATGGAGAACCACATTATCATCACCGTCCAGGACGACGGCAGGGGCATCGACCCGGCCCGCCTGCGCGCCAAGGCGCTGGAAAAAGGCCTTTTGGACCGGGAGGCGGCGGAGCGGATGAACGACCGGGAAGCCATGAACCTGATCTTTATGCCCGGCTTTTCTACCGCTGCTGAGGTAAGCGACCTGTCCGGGCGCGGCGTAGGCATGGACGTCGTCCGCACCCAGATTGAGCAGATTAACGGGACTGTGGAGGTTGCCAGTACGGTAGGGGCTGGGACCACCTTTACGATTAAACTGCCTTTGACCCTGGCCATCATCCGGGCCCTAATGGTGGGGCTGGGGAACGAGCAGTACGCCTTCCCTCTTGCCAACGTGGTGGAGACTATAAGCGCCCAGGTTTCAGAAATTAAAAAGGTGAAGCACAGCGAGGTCATCCTGGTCAGGGGTAATATCCTGCCCCTGGTACGCCTTTCCGAAATATTCGGCGTGGAAAGCTGCGGCGAAGAGGCCCGCCTGTTTATCGTGGTGCTCGGCGTTGGAGAGAAAAAGGTGGGCGTTATTGTAGACAGGCTGGTGGGCGAACTGGAAATAGTTATCAAGTCCCTCGGGGACTACCTGGGCAAGGTGCCGTGCATTTCCGGCGCCACCATCCTGGGGGACGGCCAGGTGGCCCTGATTGTGGATGTGCGGGGTC
- the MotA gene encoding flagellar motor component: MELTSLVGLAIAVVSLVAAFVLDGGHIMALLKPTAALIVFGGTIGATIVSFSFNELAAVPRLFKVILFQKLPDEVALIEQIVGLADKVRREGLLYLENQLPQIGDAFMRKGIQLVVDGTDPELVRRIMETEMYAIQERHHSSASIFEAAGGYAPTMGILGTVMGLVHVLSNLESPETLGPSIALAFIATLYGVGSANVFWLPIADKLKNMSKKEIMLREMMLEGIMSIQAGYNPILIRERLTAFLKPKGRFKEEEGQEKEEE, from the coding sequence GTGGAATTAACCTCACTTGTAGGTCTTGCAATTGCTGTGGTTTCTCTTGTAGCAGCCTTTGTTCTGGACGGCGGGCACATTATGGCGCTTCTAAAGCCAACCGCTGCTTTAATTGTTTTCGGAGGTACCATTGGGGCGACCATTGTGAGTTTTTCTTTTAACGAACTGGCAGCCGTGCCCAGGTTGTTCAAAGTTATTTTGTTTCAGAAACTGCCGGATGAGGTGGCTTTAATCGAGCAAATAGTCGGCCTGGCCGACAAGGTGCGCCGGGAGGGATTGCTGTACCTGGAAAACCAGCTTCCCCAGATCGGCGACGCCTTTATGCGCAAGGGAATACAACTGGTGGTGGACGGCACCGATCCGGAGCTGGTCCGCCGGATTATGGAGACGGAGATGTACGCCATTCAGGAGCGCCACCACAGCAGCGCCAGTATTTTTGAGGCGGCCGGCGGGTATGCGCCGACCATGGGCATCCTGGGTACGGTGATGGGGCTGGTGCACGTATTAAGCAACCTGGAAAGCCCCGAAACCCTCGGCCCTTCAATTGCCCTGGCCTTCATTGCCACCCTGTACGGTGTCGGGTCGGCTAACGTATTTTGGCTCCCAATTGCCGACAAGCTAAAAAATATGAGCAAGAAGGAAATCATGCTGCGGGAAATGATGCTGGAAGGAATTATGTCCATCCAGGCCGGCTACAACCCCATTTTAATCCGGGAAAGGCTGACCGCCTTTTTAAAACCCAAAGGGCGCTTCAAGGAAGAGGAAGGGCAGGAAAAGGAAGAAGAGTAA
- the MotB gene encoding flagellar motor protein → MIRKKQGQSQKSGKAGHERWLLTYSDLITLLMIFFVVMYSLSSINARKFKAIAMSLASAMGGGQSVMTEPGASLAPGVSGSSLPADLGQAAAEAADLESLRRELQEYIEQNGLTGRVSVNLEERGLVLSFLDVALFPLGSARLTPEAQETVGKIGKILLKAPNYIRVEGHTDNLPINTREFPSNWELSVARATSVVQELIHKLNFPPERLSATGYGEFRPRMPNDSAEHRQQNRRVDLVILRSKYETAEPMAVKP, encoded by the coding sequence ATGATAAGGAAAAAACAGGGGCAGTCGCAAAAGTCCGGCAAGGCCGGCCACGAAAGATGGCTGCTTACGTATTCGGATTTAATCACCCTGCTGATGATCTTTTTTGTGGTGATGTATTCCTTAAGCAGCATTAACGCCAGAAAATTTAAGGCTATTGCCATGTCCCTGGCCAGTGCCATGGGGGGCGGGCAGTCGGTCATGACCGAGCCGGGCGCCTCCCTGGCGCCGGGTGTATCCGGCAGTTCGCTGCCCGCGGACCTGGGCCAGGCTGCGGCCGAGGCAGCCGATCTGGAGAGTTTAAGGAGAGAACTGCAGGAGTACATTGAGCAAAACGGGCTGACCGGGAGGGTAAGCGTTAACCTGGAAGAGCGGGGCCTGGTCTTGAGCTTTCTGGACGTAGCCCTTTTCCCCCTGGGCTCGGCCAGACTGACACCGGAAGCGCAGGAAACGGTGGGCAAGATTGGGAAGATATTGCTAAAAGCTCCAAACTACATCAGGGTGGAGGGCCATACTGACAACCTGCCCATCAATACCAGGGAATTCCCTTCCAACTGGGAGCTTTCCGTGGCCAGGGCCACCAGCGTGGTGCAGGAGCTCATCCATAAGTTGAACTTCCCGCCCGAGCGCCTTTCGGCTACGGGTTACGGCGAGTTCAGGCCGCGAATGCCCAACGATTCGGCGGAGCACCGCCAGCAAAACAGGCGGGTGGATCTGGTCATTTTGAGGAGCAAGTACGAAACGGCCGAACCAATGGCGGTTAAGCCGTAA
- the CheW gene encoding chemotaxis signal transduction protein, producing the protein MANEEKEAGSREEQLVVFQLAEQTYGIGIASVYEIIRMETITRVPRTPDFVEGVINLRGKIIPVIDLCKRFNLEVSERTGASRIIIVDVGGNTIGMIVDAVSEVLRVPADSIEPPPPMIHGISAAYLRGIAILDSRLIILLNLDKILYEQEKSELNGFVLETA; encoded by the coding sequence ATGGCTAATGAAGAAAAAGAGGCAGGCAGCAGGGAAGAACAATTGGTCGTATTTCAGCTTGCCGAACAGACATACGGAATAGGCATAGCTTCGGTTTATGAGATCATCAGGATGGAAACTATCACCAGAGTCCCCCGCACTCCTGATTTTGTAGAAGGGGTCATAAATTTGCGGGGCAAGATCATTCCGGTGATCGACCTGTGCAAGAGGTTTAACCTGGAGGTTTCTGAAAGGACGGGCGCCAGCAGGATTATCATTGTGGACGTTGGCGGGAATACCATTGGCATGATTGTCGACGCGGTATCCGAGGTTTTGCGCGTGCCGGCCGACAGCATTGAGCCGCCCCCGCCGATGATCCACGGCATCAGCGCGGCTTACCTGAGGGGCATTGCCATTCTGGACAGCAGGCTGATCATCCTGCTCAACCTGGACAAAATACTTTACGAGCAGGAAAAAAGCGAGCTGAACGGGTTTGTATTAGAAACGGCTTAG